Proteins co-encoded in one Erinaceus europaeus chromosome 2, mEriEur2.1, whole genome shotgun sequence genomic window:
- the PURA gene encoding transcriptional activator protein Pur-alpha: MADRDSGSEQGGAALGSGGSLGHPGSGSGSGGGGGGGGGGGGSGGGGGAPGGLQHETQELASKRVDIQNKRFYLDVKQNAKGRFLKIAEVGAGGNKSRLTLSMSVAVEFRDYLGDFIEHYAQLGPSQPPDLAQAQDEPRRALKSEFLVRENRKYYMDLKENQRGRFLRIRQTVNRGPGLGSTQGQTIALPAQGLIEFRDALAKLIDDYGVEEEPAELPEGTSLTVDNKRFFFDVGSNKYGVFMRVSEVKPTYRNSITVPYKVWAKFGHTFCKYSEEMKKIQEKQREKRAACEQLHQQQQQQQEETAAATLLLQGEEEGEED, translated from the coding sequence ATGGCGGACCGAGACAGCGGCAGCGAGCAGGGTGGTGCGGCGCTGGGCTCGGGCGGCTCCCTGGGGCACCCGGGCTCGGGCTCGGGCTCCGGCGGGGGCGGTggtggcggcgggggcggcggcggcagtggcggcggcggcggggccccGGGGGGGCTGCAGCATGAGACGCAGGAGCTGGCCTCCAAGCGGGTGGACATCCAGAACAAGCGCTTCTACCTGGACGTGAAGCAGAACGCCAAGGGCCGCTTCCTGAAGATCGCAGAAGTGGGCGCGGGTGGCAACAAGAGCCGCCTCACTCTCTCCATGTCAGTGGCTGTGGAGTTCCGCGACTACCTGGGCGACTTCATCGAGCACTACGCGCAGCTGGGCCCCAGCCAGCCGCCCGACCTGGCCCAGGCACAGGACGAGCCGCGCCGGGCGCTCAAGAGTGAGTTCCTGGTGCGCGAGAACCGCAAGTACTACATGGATCTCAAGGAGAACCAGCGCGGCCGCTTCCTGCGCATCCGCCAGACGGTCAACCGGGGGCCTGGCCTGGGCTCCACGCAGGGCCAGACCATTGCGCTGCCCGCACAGGGGCTCATCGAGTTCCGCGACGCTCTGGCCAAGCTCATCGACGACTATGGAGTGGAGGAGGAGCCGGCCGAGCTGCCCGAGGGCACCTCCTTGACTGTGGACAACAAGCGCTTCTTCTTCGATGTGGGCTCCAACAAGTACGGAGTGTTTATGCGCGTGAGCGAGGTGAAGCCCACCTACCGCAACTCCATCACCGTGCCCTACAAGGTGTGGGCCAAGTTCGGACACACCTTCTGCAAGTACTCGGAAGAGATGAAGAAGATtcaagagaagcagagggagaagcgAGCTGCCTGTGAGCAACtccatcagcagcagcagcagcagcaggaggagacCGCTGCAGCCACCCTGCTCCTGCAGggtgaggaagaaggggaagaagattga
- the IGIP gene encoding IgA-inducing protein homolog: protein MKKRSVSGCNITILAVMFSHLSAGNSPCGNQANVLCISRLEFIQYQS, encoded by the coding sequence ATGAAGAAGCGCAGTGTGTCGGGCTGTAATATAACCATACTTGCTGTCATGTTCTCCCATCTCAGTGCTGGGAACTCACCATGTGGAAACCAAGCAAATGTGTTGTGCATCAGCCGGCTTGAGTTTATTCAATATCAAAGCTGA